A part of Apodemus sylvaticus chromosome 19, mApoSyl1.1, whole genome shotgun sequence genomic DNA contains:
- the Lemd2 gene encoding LEM domain-containing protein 2 isoform X1, giving the protein MAGLSDLELRRELQALGFQPGPITDTTRNVYRNKLRRLRDEARLRDDERLREEARPRGPERQREEARLREEAPLRARPAAGVLRSEPWLSPPAPSAASDSSGPYGNFGASAAPWAASRGLSYPTHAGPGSLRRRASVRGSSEDDEDARTPDRAAPGRVRHWWAPSSASARPHSALLGADTRPGLKGSRPGSAGAVRARPEAGRRLERCLSRLLLWASLGLLLAFLAILWVKMGKPSAPQEAEDNMKLLPVDCERKTDEFCQAKQKAALLELLHELYNFLAIQAGNFECGNPEKLKSKCIPVLEAQEYIANVTSSPSARFKAALTWILTSNKDVGIWLKGEDPSELVTTVDKVACLESARPRMGVGCRLSRALLTAVTHVLIFFWLGADAPSVPGLAFLWGLLILLKYRWRKLEEEEQAMYEMVKKIIDVVQDHYVDWEQDMERYPYVGILHVRDSLIPPQSRRRMKRVWDRAVEFLASNESRIQTESHRVAGEDMLVWRWTKPSSFSDSER; this is encoded by the exons ATGGCCGGCCTGTCGGACCTGGAGTTGCGGCGGGAGCTGCAGGCCCTGGGCTTCCAGCCAGGCCCCATCACCGACACCACTCGGAACGTCTACCGCAACAAGCTGCGCCGCCTGCGGGACGAGGCCCGGCTGCGCGACGACGAGCGGCTGCGGGAGGAGGCCCGGCCGCGGGGCCCCGAGCGTCAGCGGGAGGAGGCCCGGCTACGAGAGGAAGCGCCGCTGCGCGCGCGGCCCGCCGCGGGCGTCCTGCGGtcggagccctggctgtccccgCCGGCCCCGAGCGCGGCTTCCGACTCCTCGGGGCCTTACGGCAACTTCGGGGCCTCCGCCGCTCCCTGGGCCGCAAGCCGCGGCCTCTCCTACCCGACCCACGCCGGGCCCGGGTCGCTGCGACGCCGCGCCTCGGTCCGGGGCAGCTCCGAGGACGACGAGGATGCGCGGACGCCCGACAGGGCCGCCCCGGGCCGGGTCCGCCACTGGTGGGCCCCGTCGTCGGCCTCTGCGCGGCCACACTCGGCGCTCCTCGGCGCCGACACGCGCCCCGGCCTGAAGGGCTCGCGCCCCGGCTCTGCGGGCGCGGTGCGGGCCCGACCCGAGGCGGGCCGGCGGCTGGAGCGCTGCCTGTCGCGGCTCCtgctctgggccagcctggggctGCTGCTGGCCTTCCTGGCCATCCTCTGGGTGAAGATGGGCAAGCCCTCGGCGCCGCAGGAGGCGGAGGACAACA TGAAATTGCTGCCGGTGGACTGTGAGAGAAAAACAGATGAG TTCTGTCAGGCCAAGCAGAAGGCAGCCTTGCTGGAGCTGTTGCATGAGCTGTACAACTTCCTGGCCATTCAAGCAG GTAATTTTGAGTGTGGCAATCCCGAGAAGCTAAAAAGCAAATGCATCCCTGTTCTGGAGGCCCAGGAGTACATAGCA AACGTGACCAGCAGCCCCTCTGCGAGGTTTAAGGCCGCGCTGACCTGGATTCTGACCAGCAACAAGGACGTGGGCATCTG GCTGAAAGGGGAAGACCCGTCCGAGCTGGTGACCACAGTGGACAAAGTGGCCTGCCTGGAGTCCGCCCGGCCCCGGATGGGCGTTGGCTGCCGCCTCAGCCGCGCCCTGCTCACTGCAGTCACCCACGTGCTCATCTTCTTCTGGT TGGGGGCTGATGCTCCTTCTGTTCCAGGCCTGGCCTTCCTGTGGGGGCTGCTGATCCTCCTGAAGTACCGATGGCGGAAgctggaagaggaagagcaggctATGTATGAGATGGTGAAGAAGATTATAG ATGTGGTTCAGGACCACTATGTGGACTGGGAGCAGGACATGGAGCGCTACCCATACGTGGGCATCCTTCACGTGCGGGACAGTCTGATCCCCCCTCAGAGCAG GCGGCGCATGAAGCGCGTGTGGGACCGTGCTGTGGAGTTCCTGGCTTCCAATGAGTCTCGGATCCAGACCGAGTCCCACCGAGTGGCCGGGGAGGACATGCTGGTGTGGCGATGGACTAAGCCCTCCTCTTTCTCTGACTCGGAGCGATAG
- the Lemd2 gene encoding LEM domain-containing protein 2 isoform X2 gives MAGLSDLELRRELQALGFQPGPITDTTRNVYRNKLRRLRDEARLRDDERLREEARPRGPERQREEARLREEAPLRARPAAGVLRSEPWLSPPAPSAASDSSGPYGNFGASAAPWAASRGLSYPTHAGPGSLRRRASVRGSSEDDEDARTPDRAAPGRVRHWWAPSSASARPHSALLGADTRPGLKGSRPGSAGAVRARPEAGRRLERCLSRLLLWASLGLLLAFLAILWVKMGKPSAPQEAEDNMKLLPVDCERKTDEFCQAKQKAALLELLHELYNFLAIQAGNFECGNPEKLKSKCIPVLEAQEYIANVTSSPSARFKAALTWILTSNKDVGIWLKGEDPSELVTTVDKVACLESARPRMGVGCRLSRALLTAVTHVLIFFWCLAFLWGLLILLKYRWRKLEEEEQAMYEMVKKIIDVVQDHYVDWEQDMERYPYVGILHVRDSLIPPQSRRRMKRVWDRAVEFLASNESRIQTESHRVAGEDMLVWRWTKPSSFSDSER, from the exons ATGGCCGGCCTGTCGGACCTGGAGTTGCGGCGGGAGCTGCAGGCCCTGGGCTTCCAGCCAGGCCCCATCACCGACACCACTCGGAACGTCTACCGCAACAAGCTGCGCCGCCTGCGGGACGAGGCCCGGCTGCGCGACGACGAGCGGCTGCGGGAGGAGGCCCGGCCGCGGGGCCCCGAGCGTCAGCGGGAGGAGGCCCGGCTACGAGAGGAAGCGCCGCTGCGCGCGCGGCCCGCCGCGGGCGTCCTGCGGtcggagccctggctgtccccgCCGGCCCCGAGCGCGGCTTCCGACTCCTCGGGGCCTTACGGCAACTTCGGGGCCTCCGCCGCTCCCTGGGCCGCAAGCCGCGGCCTCTCCTACCCGACCCACGCCGGGCCCGGGTCGCTGCGACGCCGCGCCTCGGTCCGGGGCAGCTCCGAGGACGACGAGGATGCGCGGACGCCCGACAGGGCCGCCCCGGGCCGGGTCCGCCACTGGTGGGCCCCGTCGTCGGCCTCTGCGCGGCCACACTCGGCGCTCCTCGGCGCCGACACGCGCCCCGGCCTGAAGGGCTCGCGCCCCGGCTCTGCGGGCGCGGTGCGGGCCCGACCCGAGGCGGGCCGGCGGCTGGAGCGCTGCCTGTCGCGGCTCCtgctctgggccagcctggggctGCTGCTGGCCTTCCTGGCCATCCTCTGGGTGAAGATGGGCAAGCCCTCGGCGCCGCAGGAGGCGGAGGACAACA TGAAATTGCTGCCGGTGGACTGTGAGAGAAAAACAGATGAG TTCTGTCAGGCCAAGCAGAAGGCAGCCTTGCTGGAGCTGTTGCATGAGCTGTACAACTTCCTGGCCATTCAAGCAG GTAATTTTGAGTGTGGCAATCCCGAGAAGCTAAAAAGCAAATGCATCCCTGTTCTGGAGGCCCAGGAGTACATAGCA AACGTGACCAGCAGCCCCTCTGCGAGGTTTAAGGCCGCGCTGACCTGGATTCTGACCAGCAACAAGGACGTGGGCATCTG GCTGAAAGGGGAAGACCCGTCCGAGCTGGTGACCACAGTGGACAAAGTGGCCTGCCTGGAGTCCGCCCGGCCCCGGATGGGCGTTGGCTGCCGCCTCAGCCGCGCCCTGCTCACTGCAGTCACCCACGTGCTCATCTTCTTCTGGT GCCTGGCCTTCCTGTGGGGGCTGCTGATCCTCCTGAAGTACCGATGGCGGAAgctggaagaggaagagcaggctATGTATGAGATGGTGAAGAAGATTATAG ATGTGGTTCAGGACCACTATGTGGACTGGGAGCAGGACATGGAGCGCTACCCATACGTGGGCATCCTTCACGTGCGGGACAGTCTGATCCCCCCTCAGAGCAG GCGGCGCATGAAGCGCGTGTGGGACCGTGCTGTGGAGTTCCTGGCTTCCAATGAGTCTCGGATCCAGACCGAGTCCCACCGAGTGGCCGGGGAGGACATGCTGGTGTGGCGATGGACTAAGCCCTCCTCTTTCTCTGACTCGGAGCGATAG